A stretch of DNA from Roseovarius sp. M141:
ACAATGACGTGCAGATCCGCGAGCTGGATCTGGATGCCGGGCGCTATGTGGAAAAGGCCGCCTTCAATCCGGCGGATGAGGCGACGCCTGATATTTTCACCGAAGTGCGCACGCAGGCTGACACCCGCTTTCGTGTGGCCATCGCCGAGGGCACGACCAGCTGGCAGATCGTCGAAGCGCTGAAATCCGTCGACGTTCTGGAGGGCGAAGTCGCCGAACTGCCCGCAGAGGGCACGCTGGCGCCGGACAGCTACGAGGTGCGCAAGGGCGACACACGCGCCAGCGTGATCGAGCGTATGCGGAACGCGCAAGAGGTGCTGGTCGCCGCCGCCTGGGCCAGCCGCGCCGATGGTCTGCCGCTGAAAGATGCGCAGGAAATGCTGGTCCTCGCGTCGATCATCGAAAAGGAAACCGGCGTGGCGGCCGAGCGGCGCCAGGTTGCGTCGGTCTTCGTCAACCGGCTGAACGCGGGGATGCGCCTGCAAACCGACCCGACGGTGATTTACGGCGTGACCGAGGGCAAGGGCGTACTGGGGCGCGGCCTGCGCGCCAGCGAACTGCGCAAGGCGACGGCGTGGAATACCTATGTGATCGAAGGGCTTCCGCCCACGCCCATCGCCAATCCGGGCAAGGCCAGCATCGAGGCGGCGGTCGATCCGGCGCAGACCGATTTCGTCTTTTTCGTCGCGGATGGATCGGGCGGACATGCCTTTGCCGAGACGCTGGACCAGCACAACGCCAATGTCGCCAAATGGCGTCGGATCGAGGCCGAGCGCGCGCAGGACGTCGCACCGGCGAAGTGAACTTAGCGCCCGTGGCGGCACTTTGGCCGCCACGGGCGCGCCGCATCGTCGCGCTGGCTGAAAGGGCGCTTGACCCTCCGGCCCCGCAGGGTCAAGAACACGGGCAAGCTGACCCTCACCACAGGAGCGCCCATGGCCCGCAACGCTGCCGCAACCGCAGAAATGCGGGATCGCGATCCGTCCAAACGCATTGGCGCGCTGGCCGCGCTGGTGCCGTTCCTGAAGCCGTACAAGGGTTTGATGGCCGCCGCCGCCGCCGCGCTGTTCCTGACGGCTGCGGTGTCGCTGGCCCTGCCGCTGGCCGTGCGCCGCGTCATTGACAATTTCGACGCCGAGAACGGCGCGATCCTGGACCGCTATTTCATGGCCGCGCTGGTGATCACGGCGCTATTGGCGGTCGGTACCGGCCTGCGCTATGCGCTGGTGACCAAGCTGGGTGAACGGGTCGTCGCCGACATCCGCCGCGCCGTGTTTGACCGTGTCATCGGCATGTCGCCCGCGTTTTTCGAGCGGATCATGACCGGCGAGGTGCTGAGCCGCATCACCACCGACACGACCCTGATCCTGAGCGTCATCAGTTCGTCCATTTCCATCGCGCTGCGCAATGCGCTTATCTTTGCCGGAGGGCTTGTGCTGATGCTGGCCACCTCGCCCAAGCTGACGGGGCTGGTGTTGCTGATCGTGCCGCTGATCATCGTGCCGATCATGACCTTGGGGCGCAAGCTGCGGCGCCTCAGCCGCGATAATCAGGACTGGATCGCGCAAAGTTCGGGCAAGGCATCCGAGGCATTGCTAAGCGTTCAAGCTGTGCAGGCGTTCACGCATGAGGCCGCGACGCGCGCCGATTTCGGCGCGTCGACCGAACGCAGCTATGACGCCGCGCGCCAGCGTATCCGGGTGCGGGCGTTTATGACGGTGATCGTCATCTTCCTCGTGTTCACCGGTGTTGTCTGCGTGCTGTGGATCGGCGCGCGTGACGTGCGCGGTGGCGGCATGAGCGCGGGCGCGTTGGTGCAGTTCGTGATTTATTCGGTCATGGTCGCAGGTGCGGTTGGCGCCCTGTCGGAAATCTGGGGCGAATTGCAGCGTGCCGCCGGCGCGACCGAGCGTCTGGTCGAGCTGCTGGGCGCCAGTGATCCGGTCGAGGATCCGGCCGGTCCCCTGCCGCTGCCCAGCCCTGTGACCGGTGATATCCGGTTCGACAATGTCGATTTTGTCTATCCCGCGCGGCCAGATGTACCCGCATTGCATGGCTTTGATCTGCATATCCGGGCGGGAGAGACGATTGCACTGGTCGGCCCTTCGGGTGCGGGCAAGACG
This window harbors:
- the mltG gene encoding endolytic transglycosylase MltG, which encodes MWRNIASSAISFLVVIVFLVGGVILWAQNTYKAEGPAAAPICLRIDRGASMRGVSDHLADQGAITSPIVFRMGADYAGKAGDIKAGSWLIPERATMGEITNLITRGGASTCGTEVVYRIGVTNNDVQIRELDLDAGRYVEKAAFNPADEATPDIFTEVRTQADTRFRVAIAEGTTSWQIVEALKSVDVLEGEVAELPAEGTLAPDSYEVRKGDTRASVIERMRNAQEVLVAAAWASRADGLPLKDAQEMLVLASIIEKETGVAAERRQVASVFVNRLNAGMRLQTDPTVIYGVTEGKGVLGRGLRASELRKATAWNTYVIEGLPPTPIANPGKASIEAAVDPAQTDFVFFVADGSGGHAFAETLDQHNANVAKWRRIEAERAQDVAPAK
- a CDS encoding ABC transporter transmembrane domain-containing protein, with amino-acid sequence MARNAAATAEMRDRDPSKRIGALAALVPFLKPYKGLMAAAAAALFLTAAVSLALPLAVRRVIDNFDAENGAILDRYFMAALVITALLAVGTGLRYALVTKLGERVVADIRRAVFDRVIGMSPAFFERIMTGEVLSRITTDTTLILSVISSSISIALRNALIFAGGLVLMLATSPKLTGLVLLIVPLIIVPIMTLGRKLRRLSRDNQDWIAQSSGKASEALLSVQAVQAFTHEAATRADFGASTERSYDAARQRIRVRAFMTVIVIFLVFTGVVCVLWIGARDVRGGGMSAGALVQFVIYSVMVAGAVGALSEIWGELQRAAGATERLVELLGASDPVEDPAGPLPLPSPVTGDIRFDNVDFVYPARPDVPALHGFDLHIRAGETIALVGPSGAGKTTVIQLLQRFYDPVAGRVLLDGTALADMRRDNFRRVMALVPQDPVIFATSARENIRFGRLDATDAEVEAAARTAAAHDFIMGLPEGYASQVGERGVMLSGGQKQRIAIARAILRDAPVLLLDEATSALDAESERAVQLAVDKLAEGRTTIIVAHRLATVKKADRIIVMEAGRIVAIGTHDSLVAEGGLYARLAKLQFTGGEAA